The following coding sequences are from one Candidatus Zixiibacteriota bacterium window:
- the pbpC gene encoding penicillin-binding protein 1C — protein MPFRAPRRKVKLAAASLALALALLAALDRFVFPLPVERLSRPHARFVYSRDRVLLASFTSRDSFWRAPVPYNGLSPRLIESVLAVEDRWFRRHPGVNPVALLGAAWDNLRAGRVVRGGSTITMQIARMMEPKERTVGGKVIEMLRAVQLEEHYCKDELLEIYFNLVPYGGNIEGVGAAAHFYFDKPADRLTWSEAAILTAIPASPNTYRPDLHPEQCRARRDLILRRLHARGVIDAAELARVLTEEIPPGRQERPFVAPHFCQMLATACPDSAVLRSTLDFDTQLLCERLAARFHGFLAPRGIHNLAIVVLDNTDGSVLALVGSPDFTDRAHHGQVNGAVARRSPGSALKPFVYALGFDDGLITPRSLLDDIPVAYAGYSPESYDEQYHGVVSASNALVNSFNVPAVNLAYQVGLRRVHALLNDGGLGLNRKYYEYGLPLVLGACEVSLLDLAALYSSFARGGRLLPPSLLAADSAAAGKPLVSPEAAWLTTTVLADLQRPDFPASWEFTRDRPAVAWKTGTSYGRKDAWAIGYNPCYTVGVWTGNFSGAGSPYLVGAETAAPLMFEIFDALMRGREPTWFARPAGIELREVCAVSGMPASADCPATVTDFAIRDRSPVRTCTLHRRVLVDHATGHALCRACAVGRAVDTVTFEEWPARVTGWLLTTSAARPIPDHNPQCTGLIQTDHPVIASPESDRVYELRPHVPRQYQKIPFRASIAHTGRRIHWFLDHELFATSAPGDDVFYDPEPGPHTLMVVDDFGRSSTVSFVVQ, from the coding sequence ATGCCCTTCCGTGCGCCGCGCCGAAAGGTGAAGCTGGCGGCGGCGAGTCTCGCGCTCGCCCTCGCCCTGCTGGCCGCGCTCGACCGGTTCGTCTTTCCCCTCCCGGTCGAGCGCCTGTCCCGGCCGCACGCCCGGTTCGTTTACAGCCGCGACCGTGTTCTCCTGGCGAGCTTCACCTCGCGCGATTCGTTCTGGCGCGCGCCGGTCCCGTACAACGGCCTCTCGCCGCGCCTGATCGAGAGCGTTTTGGCGGTCGAGGACCGCTGGTTTCGCCGGCACCCGGGGGTCAACCCGGTCGCCCTGCTGGGGGCGGCGTGGGACAACCTGCGCGCCGGGCGGGTTGTCCGCGGCGGCTCCACCATCACCATGCAGATCGCCCGCATGATGGAGCCGAAAGAGCGGACGGTTGGCGGGAAGGTCATCGAGATGCTCCGCGCCGTCCAGCTCGAGGAGCACTACTGCAAAGACGAACTCCTCGAGATCTACTTCAATCTCGTACCGTACGGGGGCAACATCGAGGGAGTCGGCGCCGCGGCCCACTTCTACTTCGACAAACCGGCCGACCGCCTCACCTGGTCGGAGGCGGCGATCCTGACGGCCATTCCGGCCTCGCCCAACACCTACCGTCCCGACCTCCACCCCGAGCAGTGCCGGGCGCGGCGGGATTTGATTCTCCGCCGGCTGCACGCGCGGGGGGTGATCGACGCGGCCGAACTTGCCCGGGTGCTGACCGAAGAAATCCCCCCCGGGCGGCAGGAGCGGCCTTTCGTCGCCCCGCACTTCTGTCAGATGCTCGCCACCGCCTGCCCGGACTCGGCCGTGCTGCGCAGCACGCTCGATTTCGACACCCAGCTGCTGTGCGAGCGGCTCGCCGCCCGCTTCCACGGTTTCCTCGCTCCCCGCGGCATCCACAATCTCGCGATTGTGGTGCTCGACAACACCGACGGCAGCGTCCTGGCCCTGGTCGGTTCGCCCGATTTCACCGACCGGGCCCACCACGGCCAGGTCAACGGCGCCGTCGCCCGCCGCTCCCCCGGCTCCGCCCTCAAACCGTTCGTCTACGCGCTCGGCTTCGACGACGGCCTGATCACGCCCCGGTCTCTGCTCGACGACATCCCGGTCGCCTACGCCGGCTACTCCCCCGAGAGCTATGACGAGCAGTATCACGGCGTGGTCTCGGCGAGCAACGCGCTCGTCAATTCGTTCAATGTGCCGGCGGTCAACCTCGCCTACCAGGTGGGCCTCCGGCGCGTCCACGCCCTTCTCAACGACGGCGGCCTCGGTTTGAACCGGAAGTACTATGAGTACGGCCTGCCGCTCGTTCTCGGCGCCTGCGAGGTGTCGCTGCTGGACCTGGCCGCCCTCTACTCGTCGTTCGCGCGGGGCGGGCGGCTGCTTCCGCCTTCCCTGCTTGCGGCCGATTCAGCCGCAGCCGGGAAACCGCTGGTCTCTCCCGAGGCGGCGTGGCTCACGACGACCGTCCTCGCCGACCTCCAGCGGCCCGACTTCCCCGCCTCGTGGGAATTCACCCGCGACCGCCCCGCTGTCGCCTGGAAAACCGGCACGTCGTACGGGCGGAAGGACGCCTGGGCGATCGGTTATAACCCGTGCTACACGGTGGGCGTCTGGACCGGCAATTTCTCCGGCGCGGGGTCGCCCTACCTGGTCGGGGCCGAGACCGCCGCGCCGCTCATGTTCGAGATTTTCGACGCCCTCATGCGCGGCCGGGAACCGACCTGGTTCGCCCGGCCGGCCGGGATCGAACTGCGCGAGGTCTGCGCCGTCTCCGGGATGCCGGCATCGGCCGACTGTCCGGCGACCGTAACCGATTTCGCCATCCGTGACCGCTCGCCGGTGCGGACGTGCACGCTGCACCGCCGGGTGCTCGTGGACCACGCCACGGGGCACGCCCTCTGCCGCGCCTGCGCGGTCGGCCGCGCGGTCGACACCGTGACTTTCGAGGAATGGCCCGCGCGGGTGACCGGCTGGCTTTTGACCACCAGCGCCGCCCGGCCCATCCCCGATCACAACCCGCAGTGCACCGGCCTCATCCAGACCGACCACCCGGTCATCGCTTCTCCGGAGTCCGACCGGGTGTATGAACTTCGGCCGCACGTCCCAAGGCAGTACCAGAAAATCCCGTTCCGCGCCTCCATCGCCCACACCGGCCGCCGTATCCACTGGTTCCTCGATCACGAGTTGTTCGCCACCAGCGCGCCGGGCGACGACGTCTTTTATGACCCTGAGCCGGGCCCGCACACCCTGATGGTGGTCGACGACTTCGGCCGCTCCAGCACCGTCTCCTTTGTTGTCCAGTAA
- a CDS encoding T9SS type A sorting domain-containing protein codes for MRARLITALIFGMVLGGGPASEAATFRVPADYHTIQGAIDAADGEDTVLVSDGVWTGPGNYDLVVPGTTIVIASVHGPAVTIIDCAGADFLDHRAFDLGSGGLGAGRDNTFALRGFTIRNGVAAGGGGALVGDRWRLDIEYCIFESNRAVDGGAVSCDSCRVDIRTSRFRYNLAERGGGALYGVGGGVISGCRFDLNRAETGGALADFRDLTFLDCVFQQNEARYGAALRPLPADSVSFAASGTTFSRNRGDAAVFIAYGAADLSHCTFAENDGGLALTAAAPILTDCILADNAGKPVVCFDPMPGRTSDPFLSYCCVSDSGLDLPGCAVSFFTMPNNLIADPMFCYLTPDDYRLEAGSPCVGAASDGGNMGAAPTGCSATDVGSDPDPPLAAAFRLDQNWPNPFNPSTAIGYTLPQSSHVRLVVYDVLGRVVRVLVDAHRPAGAHTAEWDGLTSSGAPAASGVYVYRFTAGPLSASKKMLLLR; via the coding sequence ATGAGAGCCCGGCTTATAACGGCGCTGATTTTCGGAATGGTGCTGGGCGGTGGCCCGGCATCCGAGGCCGCCACTTTCCGCGTCCCCGCCGACTACCACACCATCCAGGGCGCTATCGACGCCGCCGACGGCGAGGATACGGTGCTGGTATCCGACGGCGTCTGGACCGGTCCCGGCAATTACGATCTGGTCGTCCCCGGCACCACGATTGTCATCGCATCGGTCCACGGCCCGGCGGTCACGATCATCGATTGCGCGGGAGCCGACTTTCTCGACCACCGCGCGTTCGATCTCGGGAGCGGCGGGCTCGGCGCGGGGCGCGACAACACGTTCGCGCTGCGCGGGTTCACGATCCGCAACGGGGTCGCGGCCGGCGGCGGCGGCGCGCTCGTCGGCGACCGCTGGCGCCTCGACATCGAATACTGCATTTTCGAAAGCAACCGCGCCGTCGACGGCGGCGCCGTCTCTTGCGACTCCTGCCGGGTCGATATCCGCACCTCGCGCTTCCGCTACAACCTCGCCGAGCGCGGCGGGGGCGCGCTGTACGGCGTGGGCGGGGGCGTCATCAGCGGCTGTCGGTTTGATCTCAACCGCGCCGAGACCGGCGGCGCGCTCGCCGATTTCCGCGACCTTACTTTCCTCGACTGTGTGTTCCAGCAGAATGAGGCCCGCTACGGCGCCGCCCTGCGGCCCCTGCCGGCCGACAGCGTCTCGTTCGCGGCCTCGGGAACCACCTTCAGCCGCAACCGCGGCGACGCCGCTGTTTTCATCGCCTACGGCGCGGCCGACCTCTCCCACTGCACTTTCGCCGAGAACGACGGGGGCCTGGCGCTCACCGCCGCCGCTCCGATCCTGACCGACTGCATCCTGGCCGACAACGCCGGGAAACCGGTTGTTTGTTTCGACCCGATGCCCGGCCGCACGAGCGACCCCTTCCTCAGTTACTGCTGCGTTTCGGATTCGGGCCTGGATCTCCCCGGGTGCGCGGTGTCCTTCTTCACCATGCCGAACAACCTCATCGCCGACCCGATGTTCTGCTACCTCACTCCCGATGACTACCGGCTCGAGGCGGGATCCCCGTGCGTCGGGGCCGCCTCCGACGGCGGCAACATGGGCGCGGCCCCGACCGGCTGCTCCGCCACCGACGTGGGCAGCGATCCCGATCCCCCTCTCGCCGCCGCATTCCGCCTCGATCAGAACTGGCCGAATCCGTTCAATCCGTCGACCGCCATCGGCTACACCCTTCCCCAGTCCTCGCACGTGCGGCTCGTCGTTTATGACGTCCTCGGGCGGGTGGTTCGGGTGCTCGTCGATGCCCACCGGCCGGCCGGCGCCCACACGGCGGAGTGGGACGGTCTGACGTCCTCCGGCGCACCGGCCGCCAGCGGTGTCTACGTCTACCGGTTCACCGCCGGGCCACTGTCGGCATCGAAGAAGATGCTCCTCCTGAGATAG
- a CDS encoding 4Fe-4S dicluster domain-containing protein has protein sequence MNRRAFLGVAATGSAALLLGRQPASADTIESADFSNSRGVLVDTVACIGCRKCEAACNEANRLTSRSAETFEDKTVLEQHRRPDARAFTVINRFSDPARPAEPYTMKVQCMHCNRPACVSACIVGALRKTPEGPVIYDAWKCIGCRYCMVACPFQIPAYEYEKALDPQVRKCTFCYERITAEGKLPACVEICPNEALTYGRRDELIALARTRIKAYPDRYVNHVYGEFEAGGTSWLYLSPTDFASTELPRLSHDPIPERTEKIQHGIFKSFVPPLALYGLLGLIMHSLRNGRSSQADREVKS, from the coding sequence ATGAACAGACGCGCCTTTCTCGGCGTCGCCGCCACCGGCTCGGCCGCCCTGCTCCTCGGCCGACAACCTGCCTCCGCCGACACGATCGAATCCGCCGATTTCTCCAACAGCCGCGGCGTGCTCGTCGATACGGTCGCCTGCATCGGCTGCCGCAAGTGCGAGGCCGCGTGCAATGAGGCGAACCGGCTGACCTCGCGGAGCGCGGAGACATTTGAAGATAAAACGGTGCTCGAACAGCACCGCCGTCCCGACGCCCGCGCCTTCACCGTCATCAACCGCTTCTCCGATCCTGCCCGGCCGGCCGAACCGTACACGATGAAAGTGCAGTGCATGCACTGCAATCGTCCCGCCTGCGTCTCGGCCTGCATAGTCGGCGCTCTCCGGAAGACGCCGGAAGGCCCGGTCATTTACGACGCCTGGAAATGCATCGGCTGCCGCTACTGCATGGTGGCCTGCCCCTTCCAGATCCCTGCCTACGAGTATGAGAAGGCTCTCGATCCTCAGGTTCGCAAGTGCACGTTCTGCTACGAGCGCATCACGGCCGAGGGGAAGCTGCCGGCTTGCGTGGAGATCTGCCCGAACGAGGCCCTCACCTACGGCCGGCGCGACGAGCTGATCGCCCTCGCCCGTACCCGGATCAAGGCCTATCCCGACCGCTATGTCAACCACGTCTACGGCGAGTTCGAGGCCGGCGGCACCTCCTGGCTCTACCTGTCGCCGACCGACTTCGCCTCCACCGAGCTTCCCCGGCTGTCCCATGACCCGATCCCGGAGCGCACCGAGAAGATCCAGCACGGCATCTTCAAGTCGTTCGTCCCGCCGCTCGCGCTCTACGGCCTGCTCGGGCTCATCATGCACTCGCTACGCAATGGCCGGAGCAGCCAGGCCGACCGGGAGGTGAAGTCATGA
- the hybB gene encoding Ni/Fe-hydrogenase cytochrome b subunit, giving the protein MTAAFPVPIRTRFFTPGTKVLFGLMVAGLAAYAYRLIAGIGAATNLNDQYPWGIWIAIDVASGVALAAGGFTTAALADIFHREEYHVITRPALLTAMLGYTFVVIGLLADLGRYYNVWHPMLPEMWQGNSVLFEVGMCVMIYLSVLYIEFLPIVVERFKGRVRLPGPFRVLNRVTESWLELAEKYLPRFIFFFIIAGVVLSCLHQSSLGTLMVIAPTKLHPLWYTPISPLLFLLSAISVGFPMVIFESILASRSFKLPPETQVLSSIARYTPIILGVYLALKIGDITLRDAWPYVWAFSNESFFWLAEILFGVVAPIAILAGEKRRASVRWLFLGASLVVGGVVLNRLNVFLVGYEPLYPQGTYFPSIFEIMVTVGLISALVLVYRWIVITFPVISVPLHAVPEHARAAEGARPNLKGAK; this is encoded by the coding sequence ATGACCGCCGCCTTTCCCGTCCCGATCCGGACCCGGTTCTTCACCCCCGGCACCAAAGTCCTCTTCGGGCTGATGGTCGCGGGTCTGGCCGCCTACGCCTACCGTCTGATCGCCGGCATCGGCGCGGCCACCAACCTCAACGACCAGTATCCCTGGGGCATCTGGATCGCCATCGACGTCGCCTCCGGGGTGGCGCTGGCCGCCGGCGGCTTCACCACCGCCGCCCTGGCCGACATCTTCCACCGCGAGGAGTACCACGTCATCACCCGCCCGGCCCTGCTGACCGCCATGCTCGGCTACACCTTCGTCGTCATCGGGCTGCTCGCCGACCTCGGCCGCTACTACAACGTCTGGCACCCCATGCTCCCCGAGATGTGGCAGGGGAATTCGGTTCTGTTCGAGGTCGGCATGTGCGTGATGATCTACCTGAGCGTCCTCTACATCGAATTCCTCCCCATCGTCGTCGAACGCTTCAAGGGGCGCGTGCGCCTGCCGGGCCCGTTCCGCGTGCTCAACCGGGTCACCGAATCCTGGCTTGAACTGGCCGAGAAATACCTCCCCCGCTTCATCTTCTTCTTCATCATCGCCGGGGTCGTCCTCTCCTGCCTCCACCAGTCGTCGCTCGGCACCCTCATGGTAATCGCGCCGACCAAGCTTCACCCGCTGTGGTACACCCCGATTTCGCCGCTGCTGTTTTTGCTCTCGGCCATCTCGGTCGGGTTCCCCATGGTCATTTTCGAGTCGATCCTCGCCAGCCGCTCGTTCAAGCTCCCGCCCGAGACGCAAGTCCTGTCGTCGATCGCCCGCTATACCCCGATCATCCTCGGCGTGTACCTCGCCCTGAAGATCGGCGACATCACGCTGCGCGACGCCTGGCCGTACGTCTGGGCGTTTTCCAACGAATCGTTCTTCTGGCTCGCCGAGATCCTCTTCGGCGTGGTCGCCCCGATCGCCATTCTCGCCGGCGAGAAGCGCCGGGCCTCGGTCCGCTGGCTCTTCCTCGGGGCCTCGCTGGTCGTCGGCGGCGTCGTCCTCAACCGCCTGAACGTCTTCCTCGTCGGCTACGAGCCGCTCTACCCGCAGGGGACGTACTTCCCGTCGATTTTCGAAATCATGGTCACCGTCGGCCTCATCTCCGCGCTCGTGCTCGTCTACCGCTGGATCGTCATCACCTTCCCCGTCATCTCCGTTCCGCTCCACGCCGTGCCGGAGCACGCGCGCGCCGCCGAGGGCGCCCGACCCAACCTGAAGGGAGCGAAGTGA